A genomic window from Pirellulales bacterium includes:
- a CDS encoding TIGR01777 family oxidoreductase, which yields MRALVTGATGFIGRRLLARLEQPVVLTRWPDRFDKPRPEIDVYGWEPMSGPPPEAALRGVDVVFHLAGEPVAEGRWTARKKARIRDSRRVGTANLVKGLAAAGERPRVLVSASAVGYYGDRGDEILDESSPPGEDFLAEVCRLWELASGEARRLGVRVVNPRIGIVLGREGGALKKMLPPFKLGLGGRLAGGRQWMPWIHVDDLVGLLLHAATAADIDGPMNAVAPHPVTNREFTQTLAATLHRPALFPAPGIMLKLALGQFAEVLLASQRAVPQVALRTGYEFRFADLGPALAEIVGGG from the coding sequence ATGCGCGCCTTGGTAACCGGAGCGACCGGCTTCATCGGCAGACGACTGCTCGCACGGCTGGAACAGCCGGTAGTGCTTACGCGCTGGCCCGACCGCTTCGACAAGCCGCGGCCGGAGATCGACGTCTATGGCTGGGAGCCGATGTCGGGCCCGCCGCCCGAAGCGGCCCTGCGGGGCGTCGACGTGGTTTTCCATCTGGCCGGAGAGCCGGTGGCCGAAGGACGTTGGACCGCCCGAAAGAAAGCCCGCATTCGCGACAGCCGGCGCGTGGGCACGGCCAACCTGGTGAAAGGGCTGGCGGCCGCCGGCGAGCGGCCGCGCGTGCTGGTCTCGGCCTCGGCCGTCGGCTACTACGGCGATCGGGGAGACGAAATCCTCGACGAATCGTCGCCGCCGGGCGAGGATTTTCTGGCCGAGGTCTGCCGCCTGTGGGAGCTGGCGTCCGGCGAAGCCCGGCGCCTCGGCGTGCGCGTCGTCAACCCGCGCATCGGCATCGTGTTGGGCCGCGAAGGCGGCGCACTGAAAAAAATGCTCCCGCCGTTCAAGCTGGGCCTCGGCGGCCGCCTGGCCGGCGGCCGGCAATGGATGCCCTGGATCCACGTCGACGATCTCGTGGGGCTGCTGTTGCACGCGGCCACCGCGGCCGATATCGACGGGCCGATGAACGCCGTCGCGCCCCACCCCGTGACCAACCGCGAGTTCACCCAAACGCTGGCCGCCACGTTGCACCGCCCGGCGCTGTTTCCCGCGCCGGGCATCATGCTGAAGCTGGCCCTGGGCCAGTTCGCCGAAGTGCTCTTGGCCTCGCAGCGCGCCGTGCCGCAGGTCGCCTTGCGCACGGGCTACGAGTTCCGATTCGCCGATCTGGGCCCCGCGTTGGCGGAGATAGTGGGAGGCGGATGA